The Gillisia sp. Hel_I_86 genome has a segment encoding these proteins:
- a CDS encoding alpha/beta hydrolase, whose product MSQTIEKKKPVQVLLAPKYLLVTGKVLTAISPFIASRFAARLFLTPFKYKLPEREKEMDLNSIKETITVPSINRDIVVYHYGESKNKILLIHGWSGTGTQMAAIAKELVQKGFSTVSFDAPAHGNAPGKISMMPFFIESIHHLDKLYGPFHAGIGHSLGGMSILRAVKNGISLNKLIIIGTANSVTHITKDFAKNMQLNEKVAIKMKAYFDSKFGEDMDNYSGAFSAEAVKIPTLVIHDEDDVDVHVSSAHEIANNLSKSQLYITQGLGHRKILGDPEVINKITTFIAV is encoded by the coding sequence ATGTCTCAAACAATAGAAAAAAAGAAACCGGTGCAAGTTTTACTCGCACCGAAATACCTTTTGGTAACTGGTAAGGTTTTAACTGCCATCTCACCATTTATAGCAAGCCGTTTTGCAGCAAGGCTTTTCCTAACTCCGTTTAAATATAAATTACCTGAAAGGGAAAAAGAAATGGATCTAAACTCCATTAAAGAAACTATCACCGTTCCTTCCATAAATAGGGATATTGTAGTATATCATTATGGGGAATCCAAAAATAAAATTTTGTTGATTCATGGCTGGAGCGGTACTGGGACGCAAATGGCAGCTATCGCCAAAGAGCTTGTTCAAAAAGGGTTTAGTACCGTAAGTTTCGATGCCCCGGCCCATGGAAATGCACCAGGAAAAATTAGCATGATGCCCTTTTTTATTGAATCTATCCATCACCTAGATAAATTATATGGGCCTTTTCATGCCGGCATAGGTCATTCATTGGGCGGTATGTCCATTTTAAGAGCAGTAAAAAATGGCATTTCCCTAAACAAATTGATAATTATAGGGACAGCCAACAGCGTTACCCATATTACAAAGGACTTTGCAAAAAATATGCAGCTGAATGAAAAAGTGGCTATAAAAATGAAAGCCTATTTCGATTCAAAATTCGGGGAGGATATGGATAATTATTCCGGGGCATTTTCTGCGGAAGCAGTAAAAATACCTACATTGGTGATCCATGATGAAGACGATGTAGATGTCCATGTGAGTTCTGCTCACGAAATAGCCAACAATCTAAGCAAGAGTCAGTTATATATCACCCAAGGATTAGGACACCGAAAGATTTTAGGGGATCCTGAAGTAATTAACAAAATAACAACATTCATAGCGGTATAA
- a CDS encoding M48 family metallopeptidase, translated as MRIKNLFIAVFAVMVMLGCKTNPFTGKKNLNFVSNEQIFPAAFAQYDQFLSENKVVTGTSEANMVKNVGQKIVTASERYLNANGYQGYLKDFAWEFNLVDDEAVNAWAMPGGKVVAYTGILPVAGDETGLAVVMAHEVAHALADHGAQRMSAAQLQQLGAVAGSVAVSGRSQQTQQIFAQAYGLGSQVGVMLPFSRSNETEADRIGLTLMAIAGYNPDEAADLWRRMAAQSDGKAPPEFLSTHPSSQTRINNLTKWAPEARAEAKKYGVTSFK; from the coding sequence ATGAGAATTAAAAATTTATTTATAGCAGTTTTTGCTGTGATGGTAATGCTTGGTTGTAAAACCAACCCCTTTACTGGAAAAAAGAATTTGAATTTTGTATCCAACGAACAAATTTTTCCTGCCGCATTTGCGCAGTACGATCAGTTTTTATCTGAAAACAAGGTAGTTACCGGAACTTCTGAAGCAAATATGGTAAAAAATGTAGGTCAGAAAATAGTAACTGCATCCGAGAGATATTTAAATGCGAATGGATACCAAGGATATTTAAAGGATTTTGCTTGGGAATTTAATTTAGTAGATGATGAGGCTGTGAACGCTTGGGCGATGCCAGGAGGAAAGGTAGTAGCCTATACGGGTATTTTACCAGTAGCTGGAGATGAAACCGGCTTGGCCGTAGTAATGGCTCATGAGGTTGCACATGCTTTGGCAGATCATGGCGCACAACGTATGAGTGCCGCACAATTACAACAATTGGGTGCAGTTGCTGGTAGTGTAGCAGTAAGTGGAAGAAGCCAACAAACCCAGCAAATTTTTGCGCAAGCTTACGGATTAGGTTCGCAAGTGGGGGTAATGTTGCCGTTTAGCAGAAGCAATGAAACGGAAGCAGATAGAATTGGATTAACATTGATGGCTATTGCAGGATATAACCCAGATGAAGCTGCAGATTTATGGAGAAGAATGGCCGCACAGAGTGATGGTAAAGCTCCACCAGAATTTTTAAGTACCCACCCATCCTCTCAAACCAGGATTAACAATCTTACTAAATGGGCTCCAGAAGCTAGGGCGGAAGCAAAAAAATATGGAGTAACTTCGTTTAAATAG
- a CDS encoding MFS transporter: MKYPPKGSKKLLNAWAFYDWANSVYSLVIASAIFPIFYGAITIVKDSNGKIVDDTIRFMGFNFNNDSLISYVTALAFLVVSIFSPFLSGISDYVGNKKSFLKFFCYLGAVSCIGLFWFSLDFLWFGLLCYFFALIGFWSSLVFYNSYLPDIAFPEQQDKISAKGFSLGYIGSVILLIICLILIMKYDWFGFEDPGLPTRLSFVLTGVWWIGFSQYTYKYLPKGNKKEKLTRNVLFNGFKEINKIWFALKHQVRLSRYLLAFFTYSMAVQTIMLIATYFGIEELDWGEQDTTTGLIVSILLIQLVAIAGATLTSRIAIKIGNIKTLIYLNIFWILICIYAYFIITPQEFYVAAAAVGLVMGGIQALSRSTYSKMIPENTLDTASYFSFYDVSEKIGIVIGMSMYGIVAQLTGSVRNAILFLIVFFVTGVFLLLRVPKVNDPVKVS, translated from the coding sequence ATGAAATATCCTCCTAAAGGAAGTAAGAAATTATTAAATGCTTGGGCATTTTATGATTGGGCCAACTCTGTTTACAGTTTGGTGATCGCTTCCGCAATCTTTCCCATATTTTATGGTGCTATCACCATCGTAAAAGATAGCAATGGTAAAATCGTAGACGATACCATAAGATTTATGGGATTTAATTTCAATAACGATTCCCTGATTAGTTATGTTACTGCTTTGGCCTTTTTGGTGGTTTCTATTTTCAGTCCTTTTTTATCTGGGATCTCAGATTATGTAGGGAATAAAAAGTCCTTTTTGAAGTTTTTCTGCTATTTGGGAGCTGTATCTTGTATTGGACTTTTTTGGTTTAGCCTGGATTTCCTTTGGTTTGGACTATTGTGCTATTTTTTCGCTCTTATTGGCTTCTGGTCCAGTTTGGTGTTTTATAATTCATATTTACCAGATATCGCCTTTCCAGAGCAGCAAGATAAAATTAGTGCGAAAGGTTTTTCCTTGGGATATATTGGAAGTGTTATTCTATTGATCATTTGTTTGATATTGATAATGAAATACGATTGGTTTGGATTTGAAGATCCAGGTTTACCTACTAGATTATCCTTTGTATTAACAGGGGTTTGGTGGATTGGATTTAGCCAATATACCTACAAGTATTTACCCAAAGGGAATAAGAAGGAAAAGCTTACAAGGAACGTTCTTTTTAATGGGTTTAAAGAAATAAATAAAATCTGGTTTGCACTTAAGCATCAGGTAAGATTGAGTAGATATTTATTGGCATTTTTCACCTACAGTATGGCGGTTCAAACCATTATGCTGATTGCAACTTATTTTGGGATCGAAGAATTGGATTGGGGAGAGCAGGATACAACAACTGGTCTAATAGTAAGTATTTTATTGATACAATTGGTTGCTATTGCTGGAGCAACCTTAACATCCCGAATAGCCATAAAAATAGGAAATATTAAAACCCTTATATATTTAAATATTTTCTGGATCCTTATATGTATTTATGCCTATTTCATAATCACCCCACAGGAGTTTTATGTTGCTGCGGCAGCCGTAGGCCTTGTAATGGGTGGAATTCAAGCCTTATCCCGTTCTACGTATTCCAAAATGATTCCCGAGAACACGTTGGATACGGCAAGTTATTTTAGTTTTTACGATGTTTCTGAAAAGATTGGGATTGTAATAGGGATGTCGATGTACGGAATTGTAGCGCAATTAACAGGAAGTGTTCGAAATGCCATATTGTTTTTAATCGTGTTTTTTGTTACTGGGGTATTTTTGTTGTTGCGAGTACCAAAAGTTAATGACCCTGTAAAAGTTAGTTAA
- a CDS encoding transposase, translating to MNVNNLLDLYTGYLLVTPTYITATGLSLMTGNSVGHEQITRLLLSSKIDSRTLWLETKAMVHEIRSSEGLLIIDDSIEPKKHTKTNPLINWHYDHCSGKNVKGVNFVSSYYYSPKYDIGLPVGVEFVKKDVAVLNKKRKPTFKNKETKNEMMRRMVVQANHNIGFKYVLADSWFSSSENMSCIAQDCNSDFIMALKSNRAVALSEQDKAKGIYQSIESLTLEERTMSVYLPMQYE from the coding sequence ATGAATGTTAATAACCTTTTAGACTTATATACTGGTTATTTGTTGGTTACACCGACTTATATTACAGCGACCGGTTTGTCATTAATGACGGGTAATAGTGTTGGTCATGAGCAAATAACGCGGTTGCTGCTATCCAGTAAAATAGACTCAAGAACCTTGTGGTTGGAAACTAAAGCTATGGTTCACGAAATTAGGTCATCAGAAGGGTTGTTGATTATTGACGATTCCATTGAGCCCAAAAAACACACAAAAACCAATCCTTTAATAAATTGGCACTACGACCATTGTAGCGGTAAAAACGTTAAAGGTGTAAATTTTGTGAGTTCCTATTATTATAGTCCCAAGTATGATATTGGCCTCCCTGTAGGTGTTGAGTTTGTAAAGAAAGATGTAGCCGTTTTAAACAAAAAAAGGAAACCTACTTTTAAAAACAAGGAAACCAAGAACGAAATGATGCGCCGCATGGTGGTACAAGCAAACCACAACATAGGTTTTAAGTATGTTTTGGCAGACAGCTGGTTTTCATCGTCAGAGAATATGAGCTGTATCGCACAAGACTGCAATTCAGATTTTATAATGGCCCTTAAATCAAACAGGGCCGTAGCATTGAGCGAACAAGATAAAGCAAAGGGCATTTATCAAAGTATTGAATCGTTAACGCTGGAAGAGCGTACTATGTCAGTTTATTTGCCAATGCAATACGAATGA
- a CDS encoding phage integrase SAM-like domain-containing protein, which yields MNKWIGFPVKDISKSTAKRYWTCYNHVEQFINENYKAEDYRMKDIDHQFISKFEYFLKTKRECNHNSALKYVNNFKKIIRIALANKLT from the coding sequence ATGAACAAATGGATAGGCTTTCCGGTAAAAGATATTTCTAAAAGCACGGCTAAGCGTTACTGGACATGTTACAATCATGTAGAGCAGTTTATCAACGAAAATTATAAGGCGGAAGATTACCGCATGAAGGATATCGACCACCAGTTTATCTCTAAATTTGAATACTTCCTTAAAACCAAAAGGGAATGCAATCATAATTCAGCATTGAAATATGTAAACAATTTTAAAAAGATCATTCGTATTGCATTGGCAAATAAACTGACATAG
- a CDS encoding Arm DNA-binding domain-containing protein: METSIYLRFYIKKSKLNKKGLTPILMRVTMDSKRSEINIGRSVDPEKWKIRTNPK; the protein is encoded by the coding sequence ATGGAAACTTCAATTTATCTTCGATTTTACATTAAAAAAAGTAAGCTTAACAAGAAAGGCCTAACCCCAATTTTAATGAGGGTTACAATGGATAGTAAGCGTTCAGAAATCAACATTGGGCGCAGTGTAGATCCTGAAAAGTGGAAGATAAGGACAAATCCAAAATGA
- the pheT gene encoding phenylalanine--tRNA ligase subunit beta: MKISYNWLKQFIKLPKNPEETGYLLTDLGLEVEGISSFQSIKGGLEGIVTGHVVSCLPHPNADRLQLCKIDVGNGEALQIVCGAPNIEAGQNVPVATIGTTLYDDKGEAWEIKKGKIRGEASYGMVCSESELGLGSSHDGIMVLKEDLKPGIPVTKIFEIENDQVFEIGLTPNRADAMSHWGVARDLKAGYQQQDLSLELITPSVSGFHVDNRSLKIPINVEDSHLAPRYCGVTMSGIQVDESPEWLQNRLKAIGINPKNNIIDATNYVMHELGQPLHAFDADKITGKEIHVKTLKTGTKFITLDEVERELHEEDLMICDTEKPLCIAGVFGGINSGISENTSKLFIESAYFNPVSVRKSAKRHGLNTDASFRFERGIDPSITEYALKRVAILIKGIAGGEITSEIDDLYFKKFEDFQVFLTFEKVNKLIGQNLAEETIKSILASLEIRVNNVTETGMGLTIPSYRVDVQRQSDVIEEILRVYGYNNIESGTKLNASIANSGKFEDYKLQNIIANQLVGQGFFETMANSLTTPNYIKLSEQLKEEQNVAMLNPLSQDLSVMRQSLLFSGLEAVNYNINRKQADLKLFEFGKTYHNYESGRIENKHLSLFVTGNKFSESWITGTSNGNFFYTKGTIERILERLGINSIKTGEVKSDIFSEGISISSGKTKLVEFGVVKKSILKHFGIQQEVLFADFNWDLVQETAKNQKTKFNAIPKFPAIRRDFALLIDNSVNYKQIEDIAKQTEKRLLQSVNLFDVYQGDHLPEGKKSYAVSFKFQDENNTLTDKQVDKIMNKLQQRFEKELQAELR; encoded by the coding sequence ATGAAAATTTCATATAACTGGCTTAAACAATTTATTAAACTTCCTAAGAACCCTGAAGAAACAGGATATTTACTTACAGACCTAGGTTTGGAAGTAGAAGGAATTAGCAGTTTCCAAAGTATCAAGGGAGGATTGGAAGGTATTGTGACAGGGCATGTGGTGAGTTGTCTTCCCCATCCTAACGCAGATAGATTACAACTTTGTAAAATAGATGTTGGGAATGGAGAAGCCTTGCAAATAGTATGTGGCGCACCAAATATTGAGGCGGGTCAAAATGTACCGGTTGCAACCATTGGGACGACGTTATATGATGATAAAGGTGAAGCTTGGGAGATCAAGAAAGGGAAAATTAGAGGAGAAGCCAGTTACGGAATGGTTTGTTCTGAGAGTGAACTAGGGCTAGGTAGCAGTCACGATGGAATCATGGTTTTAAAAGAAGACCTAAAACCTGGTATACCAGTAACAAAGATCTTCGAAATAGAAAATGATCAAGTTTTTGAAATAGGACTCACTCCAAACCGAGCCGATGCTATGAGCCACTGGGGTGTGGCACGAGATTTAAAAGCGGGTTACCAACAGCAGGATCTAAGTCTGGAATTGATCACCCCTTCGGTGAGTGGTTTTCATGTAGACAATAGAAGTTTAAAAATTCCAATAAATGTAGAAGATTCCCATTTAGCACCCAGGTATTGTGGTGTTACAATGTCCGGTATTCAAGTAGATGAATCTCCGGAATGGCTTCAAAATAGGCTAAAAGCTATAGGAATTAACCCTAAGAATAATATTATAGATGCCACAAATTATGTAATGCACGAGCTAGGACAGCCGTTACATGCTTTTGATGCCGATAAGATCACCGGAAAAGAAATCCATGTTAAGACCTTAAAAACAGGAACAAAATTCATCACATTAGATGAAGTTGAAAGGGAACTTCATGAAGAAGATTTAATGATTTGTGATACAGAAAAGCCTTTGTGCATAGCGGGTGTTTTTGGAGGGATAAATAGTGGGATTTCAGAAAATACGAGCAAATTATTTATAGAAAGCGCCTATTTTAATCCTGTAAGCGTACGAAAGTCAGCTAAACGACACGGATTGAATACAGACGCCTCTTTTAGATTTGAGCGGGGGATAGATCCCAGCATCACCGAGTATGCGTTAAAACGTGTGGCCATATTAATTAAAGGAATTGCCGGTGGTGAAATCACCAGCGAGATAGATGATCTTTATTTTAAAAAGTTTGAGGATTTTCAAGTGTTTCTAACTTTTGAAAAAGTGAATAAATTAATAGGACAAAATTTAGCTGAAGAGACTATCAAATCTATATTGGCATCCCTGGAAATTCGCGTAAACAATGTAACCGAAACAGGAATGGGCCTTACCATTCCTTCTTACAGGGTAGATGTGCAAAGGCAATCTGATGTTATTGAAGAGATCCTACGAGTGTATGGATACAACAATATCGAATCTGGGACCAAGTTGAATGCCTCTATAGCAAATTCAGGGAAATTTGAGGATTACAAGCTTCAAAATATAATTGCCAATCAGTTGGTTGGTCAAGGTTTCTTTGAAACTATGGCGAATTCTTTAACCACGCCCAATTATATAAAATTATCTGAGCAGTTAAAAGAAGAACAAAATGTGGCAATGCTTAATCCGTTAAGTCAGGACCTTTCAGTTATGAGACAATCCTTACTTTTCTCTGGATTAGAAGCGGTGAATTACAACATCAATAGAAAACAGGCAGATTTAAAGTTATTTGAATTTGGCAAAACCTATCATAATTATGAAAGCGGAAGAATTGAGAACAAGCACCTTAGTCTTTTTGTTACGGGGAACAAGTTTTCTGAGAGTTGGATAACAGGTACAAGCAACGGAAATTTCTTTTATACAAAAGGAACTATCGAACGTATTCTGGAAAGGCTCGGGATCAATTCGATTAAAACAGGTGAGGTGAAATCTGATATTTTTTCTGAAGGAATTTCTATAAGCTCAGGGAAAACGAAATTGGTGGAATTTGGAGTGGTCAAGAAATCCATACTTAAACATTTCGGGATTCAACAGGAGGTCTTATTTGCAGATTTTAACTGGGACCTGGTACAAGAAACCGCAAAAAACCAGAAAACAAAATTCAATGCCATTCCCAAATTTCCTGCCATTCGTAGGGATTTTGCGTTGTTGATTGACAATTCTGTCAACTATAAACAAATTGAAGATATTGCCAAGCAAACAGAAAAACGTTTATTACAATCGGTGAATTTGTTTGATGTGTATCAGGGAGATCATCTACCAGAAGGCAAAAAAAGTTATGCGGTAAGTTTTAAATTTCAGGATGAAAACAATACGCTTACAGATAAGCAAGTAGATAAGATCATGAATAAACTTCAACAACGCTTCGAGAAAGAATTACAAGCCGAGTTGAGATAA
- a CDS encoding tetratricopeptide repeat protein: MLEDQDLDAAKKVFEAQIAEYSKEANPYDSYADLLLEMGNKEEAKKNLKKSVELAEKGTTDLDEQIFNQGNNPVGKRIVVYDAMEDRYDMAFINPTDPLGINVSYIKVKDLGNNKVELMETYVDRKGKDRKVRHEVMKNSNNSIEWVVFQQEDGSDKWGKATVQNYNKSM, translated from the coding sequence ATGCTGGAAGACCAGGATCTGGATGCTGCAAAAAAAGTATTTGAAGCTCAAATTGCAGAATATAGCAAAGAAGCTAATCCTTACGATTCCTATGCAGATCTTTTGTTAGAAATGGGAAATAAGGAAGAAGCTAAAAAAAACCTGAAAAAGTCTGTTGAACTAGCAGAAAAAGGAACTACAGATCTTGATGAGCAAATTTTCAATCAGGGAAACAATCCTGTTGGAAAAAGAATAGTAGTTTATGATGCCATGGAAGATAGATATGATATGGCTTTTATCAACCCTACAGATCCTCTAGGAATAAATGTTTCATATATAAAAGTTAAGGACCTTGGCAACAACAAGGTCGAGTTAATGGAAACTTATGTAGATAGAAAAGGGAAGGATCGTAAAGTACGTCACGAGGTCATGAAGAATTCCAATAATTCCATAGAATGGGTAGTGTTTCAGCAAGAAGATGGCTCAGATAAATGGGGAAAAGCAACTGTACAGAACTATAATAAATCTATGTAA
- the recG gene encoding ATP-dependent DNA helicase RecG has translation MNANLLQTPIDYLKGVGPNRAELLRKELGIHTYQDLINFFPNRYLDKTTYYKINQLQQNSAEVQVIGKIVGLRTIEQKRGKRLVADFVNETGKMELVWFRGQKWIRENLKINTPYVIFGKTNWFNGLFSMPHPEMELLEEHEKSLRTAMQPVYPSSEKLTNKGITNRVINKLMQQLFIETKGKFYDTLPQNIHEDLKLISRAEALFNVHFPKSQELLSRAQFRLKFEELFYVQLQLLVKNMLHKKRIKGYVFDTIGDNFETFYKEHLPFELTGAQKKVIKEIRSDLGSGAQMNRLLQGDVGSGKTIVALMSMLIALDNGFQACLMAPTEILSVQHYSDLVELCKELNTSIELLTGSTKASKRREIHEKLENGELDILVGTHALLEDKVKFKNLGLAIIDEQHRFGVEQRSKLWKKNELPSHILVMTATPIPRTLAMSLYGDLDVSVIDELPPGRRSIKTVHRFDSNRLKVFRFIRDEIEKGRQIYIVYPLIQESEKMDYKDLMDGYESISREFPMPKYQISIVHGQMKPADKNYEMDRFINGDTQIMVATTVIEVGVNVPNASVMIIESAERFGLSQLHQLRGRVGRGAEQSYCILMSGHKLSEDSKTRLQTMVSTNDGFELAEVDLKLRGPGDLMGTQQSGVLNLKIADIVKDNQILKTARDYAKKLLTEDPNLELPEHKMVKYTYQQVTKHKNIWNYIS, from the coding sequence ATGAATGCCAATTTGCTACAAACCCCCATCGATTATTTAAAAGGAGTTGGCCCCAACCGGGCAGAGCTGCTTCGCAAGGAACTTGGCATTCACACCTACCAAGATCTCATCAACTTCTTTCCCAATAGGTATTTGGATAAAACCACCTATTATAAAATCAACCAACTTCAGCAGAATTCCGCTGAAGTACAGGTTATAGGGAAAATTGTTGGTCTTAGGACCATAGAACAAAAAAGGGGGAAACGACTTGTTGCCGATTTTGTGAATGAAACCGGAAAAATGGAACTGGTTTGGTTTAGGGGTCAAAAATGGATTCGGGAAAACCTAAAGATCAACACTCCTTATGTAATCTTTGGAAAAACAAATTGGTTTAACGGGCTATTTAGCATGCCCCACCCAGAAATGGAATTACTGGAAGAACATGAAAAAAGTTTACGAACTGCAATGCAACCTGTATATCCTTCTTCAGAAAAACTCACCAATAAAGGAATTACAAATAGGGTGATCAATAAATTAATGCAACAATTATTTATTGAAACCAAAGGAAAATTTTATGACACCTTACCACAAAATATTCACGAAGATCTTAAATTAATTTCCAGGGCAGAAGCACTTTTTAATGTTCATTTCCCAAAGAGCCAGGAGCTATTATCCAGGGCACAATTTCGATTAAAATTCGAAGAATTATTTTATGTTCAGCTTCAACTTTTGGTTAAAAACATGCTCCATAAAAAAAGGATTAAGGGTTATGTTTTTGATACCATCGGGGATAATTTTGAAACCTTTTATAAAGAACATTTACCCTTTGAATTAACAGGTGCCCAAAAGAAGGTGATCAAGGAAATTAGGAGCGATCTTGGGAGTGGGGCACAAATGAATCGGCTTTTACAGGGAGATGTGGGCTCCGGAAAAACCATAGTAGCGCTCATGTCAATGTTAATAGCACTTGACAACGGATTCCAAGCTTGCTTAATGGCTCCTACTGAAATTTTGTCAGTACAACACTATTCTGATTTAGTTGAATTATGTAAAGAACTGAACACCAGTATAGAACTATTAACTGGCTCAACCAAAGCTTCAAAGAGGAGGGAAATTCATGAAAAACTTGAAAACGGGGAATTAGATATCCTTGTCGGCACTCACGCCCTGCTCGAAGATAAGGTAAAATTCAAAAATTTAGGCCTTGCAATTATAGATGAGCAACACCGGTTTGGAGTAGAACAACGATCTAAATTATGGAAAAAAAATGAGCTTCCTTCACACATTTTAGTGATGACTGCCACGCCAATTCCAAGAACCCTTGCGATGAGTTTATATGGCGATCTTGACGTCTCTGTTATAGATGAACTTCCCCCTGGAAGAAGGTCCATAAAAACAGTTCATAGATTCGATAGTAATCGTCTAAAAGTTTTTAGATTCATAAGAGATGAAATTGAAAAAGGGCGGCAAATTTATATCGTGTACCCATTAATTCAGGAGTCCGAAAAAATGGATTATAAAGATTTGATGGATGGCTACGAAAGTATCTCAAGGGAATTTCCAATGCCCAAATATCAGATCTCCATTGTGCATGGGCAAATGAAACCTGCCGACAAGAATTACGAAATGGATCGCTTTATAAATGGGGATACTCAAATAATGGTGGCTACCACCGTAATAGAAGTTGGTGTGAACGTGCCTAATGCGAGTGTGATGATAATAGAAAGCGCCGAGCGCTTTGGGCTTTCTCAACTGCATCAACTTCGTGGGCGCGTGGGACGAGGTGCAGAGCAGAGTTATTGCATACTGATGTCTGGACATAAACTTTCCGAGGACAGCAAAACCCGGCTTCAAACTATGGTGAGCACCAATGATGGCTTTGAATTGGCCGAAGTAGATTTAAAGCTCAGAGGTCCCGGTGACCTTATGGGAACCCAGCAAAGCGGAGTTCTAAATCTAAAGATCGCAGATATTGTAAAGGACAATCAGATCCTTAAGACTGCACGGGACTATGCTAAAAAATTATTAACTGAAGATCCAAACCTGGAACTGCCCGAACATAAAATGGTAAAATACACCTACCAACAAGTCACTAAGCACAAAAATATTTGGAATTATATAAGTTAA